The following proteins come from a genomic window of Pseudomonas putida:
- a CDS encoding HAD-IA family hydrolase: MKKGYELLIFDWDGTLADSIGRIVQAMNVAAERAGEAQSSDAAVKGIIGLALDEAIHTLYPHLSPAGVASFRQHYADVYVALDQQPSPLFDGVVESLDAFRAEGYRLAVATGKARRGLDRVLKANGWEQFFDITRAADETRGKPHPLMLEEILGHCGVEPARALMVGDSAFDLQMASNAGMHSVAVGYGAMSLQALAEFGPQVCIDHFSQLREWLGGSAIPLPR, translated from the coding sequence ATGAAAAAGGGCTATGAGCTACTGATCTTCGACTGGGATGGCACTCTGGCCGATTCCATTGGGCGTATCGTCCAGGCCATGAATGTTGCCGCCGAGCGTGCCGGCGAGGCGCAGAGCAGCGACGCTGCGGTCAAGGGTATCATCGGTCTGGCCTTGGACGAGGCGATCCATACCTTGTACCCGCACCTGTCGCCCGCAGGGGTTGCCAGCTTCCGCCAGCACTATGCCGATGTCTACGTTGCGCTGGATCAGCAGCCTTCGCCGCTGTTCGATGGCGTGGTCGAGTCGCTGGATGCCTTTCGTGCCGAGGGTTACCGCCTGGCGGTGGCCACCGGTAAGGCCCGTCGCGGGCTGGATCGGGTGCTCAAGGCCAATGGTTGGGAGCAGTTCTTCGATATCACCCGCGCCGCTGACGAGACCCGGGGCAAGCCGCACCCGCTGATGCTTGAGGAAATCCTCGGCCATTGTGGTGTCGAACCGGCGCGTGCGCTGATGGTCGGAGATTCGGCATTCGACCTGCAAATGGCCAGCAATGCCGGCATGCATTCGGTGGCGGTTGGCTATGGTGCCATGTCGCTGCAGGCGCTGGCCGAGTTTGGTCCGCAGGTATGCATCGATCACTTTTCCCAGTTGCGCGAGTGGCTGGGTGGTTCCGCAATTCCACTTCCAAGGTAG
- the rluC gene encoding 23S rRNA pseudouridine(955/2504/2580) synthase RluC: MTTNTPPTSGVQLIEVAPELAGQRIDNFLITALKGVPKTLVYRILRKGEVRVNKGRVKPEYKIQAGDIVRVPPVRLPERDEPAPVAQGLLQRLEAAIVYEDKALIVMNKPAGIAVHGGSGLSFGVIEALRQLRPDAKELELVHRLDRDTSGLLMIAKKRSMLRHLHAALRGDGVDKRYMALVRGHWPTSKKQVNAPLLKSNLRSGERMVEVNEEGKEALTLFRVLRRFGDFATIVEARPITGRTHQIRVHTLHAGHMIAGDSKYGDEDFSREIRELGGKRLFLHAYALTVPLPDGGELKLEAPVDEVWAKTIERLSAS, encoded by the coding sequence ATGACGACCAATACCCCTCCGACTTCCGGCGTTCAGCTGATCGAAGTCGCGCCGGAGCTTGCCGGCCAACGCATCGATAATTTCCTCATCACGGCCCTCAAGGGCGTGCCCAAGACACTGGTCTACCGCATCCTGCGCAAGGGTGAGGTGAGGGTCAACAAGGGCCGCGTCAAGCCGGAGTACAAAATCCAGGCCGGCGACATCGTACGGGTGCCGCCCGTTCGCCTGCCGGAGCGAGACGAGCCGGCACCGGTGGCCCAAGGCCTGCTGCAGCGCCTGGAAGCCGCCATTGTCTACGAAGACAAGGCGCTTATCGTGATGAACAAGCCGGCCGGCATCGCCGTGCATGGCGGCAGTGGCCTGAGCTTCGGGGTGATCGAGGCGCTGCGCCAGTTGCGCCCCGACGCCAAGGAGCTGGAGCTGGTGCACCGCCTGGATCGCGACACGTCTGGCCTGTTGATGATTGCCAAGAAGCGCAGCATGCTGCGCCACCTGCATGCCGCCCTGCGCGGCGATGGTGTCGACAAGCGCTACATGGCGCTGGTGCGCGGCCACTGGCCAACCTCGAAAAAGCAGGTCAACGCGCCGTTGCTCAAGAGCAACCTGCGTTCTGGCGAGCGCATGGTCGAAGTGAACGAGGAAGGCAAGGAGGCGCTCACCCTGTTTCGCGTGCTGCGCCGCTTTGGTGACTTTGCCACCATTGTCGAGGCGCGCCCGATCACCGGTCGTACCCATCAGATCCGCGTGCATACCCTGCATGCCGGGCACATGATCGCTGGCGACAGCAAATACGGCGACGAAGATTTCAGTCGCGAAATTCGTGAGCTGGGTGGCAAGCGCCTGTTCCTGCATGCCTATGCGTTGACCGTGCCGCTACCAGACGGTGGCGAGTTGAAGCTTGAGGCGCCTGTGGATGAGGTTTGGGCGAAAACCATTGAACGGCTGAGTGCGTCCTGA
- a CDS encoding ribonuclease E codes for MKRMLINATQPEELRVALVDGQRLYDLDIESGAREQKKANIYKGKITRIEPSLEAAFVDFGSERHGFLPLKEISREYFKKAPEGRVNIKEVLSEGQEVIVQVEKEERGNKGAALTTFISLAGRYLVLMPNNPRAGGISRRIEGEERNELREALNGLTVPGDMGLIVRTAGLGRSSEEMQWDLDYLLQLWTAIKEASLDRAAPFLIYQESNVIIRAIRDYLRQDIGEVLIDSIEAQEEALTFIRQVMPQYASKVKLYEDSVPLFNRFQIESQIETAFQRVVDLPSGGSIVIDPTEALVSIDINSARATKGSDIEETALQTNLEAAEEIARQLRLRDIGGLIVIDFIDMTPAKNQRAVEERVRECLEADRARVQVGRISRFGLLEMSRQRLRPSLGESSGIVCPRCSGTGIIRDVESLSLAILRLIEEEALKDRTAEVRAQVPIPVAAFLLNEKRNSITKIELRTRARIIILPNDHLETPHFEVQRLRDDNPEVLNNQSSYEIAAAEAEEAPQPTATRTLVRQEAAVKTAPARANAPVPAAAEESQPAAPVAPAPSAPEPSLFKGLVKSLVSLFAGKDEPAAAPVVPAAEKPAAERSPRNEERRNGRQQSRNRNGRRDEERKPREERAERAPREERAPREERAPREERAPREERAPREERAPRQPREDRRSNRGEERVRELREPLDATPPAEREERQPREERAPREERAPREERAPREERAPREERAPREERAPREERAPREERAPREERAPREERAPREERAPREERAPREERAPREERAPRPPREERQPRAAEEATEQAAELAEEQLPSEELLQDEQEGTDGERPRRRSRGQRRRSNRRERQRNANGELIDGSEEEGSEEQPQQHQATELSAELAAGLAVTAAVASSNISSDAEAQANQQAERATAEVAAVAETESSEAAQPAEPVEAVAKAEEAAVAPAVEQPVTEPVTVAEATAEPVVETAPQPVAENTPAVEPAVVAEPVATQTPVEAPAVEGGESEQAPAMVEVTPVAVQPAPVVEAQPEVAAEPAPAAAEPATVMLANGRAPNDPREVRRRKREAEAAAKAAQEAAAASQEPALESADEHKPHHG; via the coding sequence ATGAAAAGAATGCTGATTAACGCGACTCAACCCGAAGAGTTGCGTGTAGCCCTGGTGGACGGCCAACGTCTCTACGATCTGGACATCGAGTCCGGCGCGCGCGAGCAGAAAAAGGCCAACATCTACAAAGGCAAGATCACCCGCATCGAACCCAGCCTCGAAGCCGCCTTCGTCGACTTCGGTTCCGAACGTCACGGCTTCCTGCCGCTGAAAGAAATCTCCCGCGAGTACTTCAAGAAGGCCCCAGAAGGCCGGGTCAACATCAAGGAAGTGCTCAGCGAAGGCCAGGAAGTCATTGTCCAGGTCGAGAAGGAAGAGCGCGGCAACAAAGGCGCCGCCCTCACTACCTTCATCAGCCTGGCCGGCCGCTACCTGGTGCTGATGCCCAACAACCCACGTGCCGGTGGCATCTCCCGCCGCATCGAAGGCGAAGAGCGCAACGAACTGCGCGAAGCGCTGAACGGCCTGACCGTGCCGGGCGACATGGGCCTGATCGTGCGCACTGCCGGCCTTGGCCGCAGCAGCGAAGAAATGCAGTGGGACCTGGACTACCTGCTGCAACTGTGGACCGCCATCAAGGAAGCGTCGCTAGACCGCGCCGCGCCATTCCTGATCTATCAGGAAAGCAACGTCATCATCCGCGCCATTCGCGACTACCTGCGCCAGGACATCGGCGAAGTGCTGATCGACAGCATCGAAGCCCAGGAAGAAGCGCTGACCTTCATCCGCCAGGTGATGCCGCAGTACGCCAGCAAGGTCAAGCTGTACGAAGACAGCGTGCCGCTGTTCAACCGCTTCCAGATCGAAAGCCAGATCGAGACGGCCTTCCAGCGCGTGGTTGACCTGCCGTCCGGTGGCTCGATCGTGATCGACCCGACCGAAGCCCTGGTGTCCATCGACATCAACTCGGCGCGCGCCACCAAAGGCAGCGACATCGAAGAAACCGCCCTGCAGACCAACCTGGAAGCGGCCGAGGAAATCGCCCGCCAGCTGCGCCTGCGTGACATCGGCGGCCTGATCGTCATCGACTTCATCGACATGACCCCGGCGAAGAACCAGCGCGCCGTTGAAGAGCGCGTTCGCGAATGCCTGGAAGCCGACCGCGCCCGCGTGCAGGTAGGCCGCATCTCACGCTTCGGCCTGCTGGAAATGTCCCGCCAGCGTCTGCGCCCATCGCTGGGCGAAAGCAGCGGCATCGTCTGCCCACGCTGCTCCGGCACCGGCATCATCCGTGATGTCGAGTCGCTGTCGCTGGCCATCCTGCGCCTGATCGAAGAAGAAGCCCTGAAGGACCGCACCGCCGAAGTACGTGCCCAAGTGCCGATCCCGGTGGCCGCCTTCCTGCTGAACGAAAAGCGCAATTCGATCACCAAGATCGAGCTGCGCACCCGTGCGCGCATCATCATCCTGCCGAACGACCACCTGGAGACCCCGCACTTCGAAGTCCAGCGCCTGCGCGACGACAACCCTGAAGTGCTGAACAACCAGTCCAGCTACGAAATCGCCGCCGCCGAAGCCGAAGAAGCGCCGCAGCCGACCGCCACTCGCACCCTGGTACGCCAGGAAGCCGCAGTGAAGACGGCCCCGGCCCGCGCCAACGCACCGGTACCGGCCGCCGCTGAAGAGTCCCAGCCTGCCGCCCCGGTCGCCCCTGCCCCGAGCGCTCCGGAGCCAAGCCTGTTCAAGGGCCTGGTGAAGTCGCTGGTCAGCCTGTTCGCCGGCAAGGACGAGCCTGCCGCCGCGCCAGTGGTTCCCGCCGCCGAAAAACCGGCTGCCGAACGCAGCCCGCGCAACGAAGAGCGCCGCAACGGCCGCCAGCAAAGCCGCAACCGCAACGGCCGCCGCGACGAAGAACGCAAGCCGCGTGAAGAGCGTGCCGAGCGTGCACCGCGCGAGGAACGCGCCCCACGTGAAGAGCGTGCACCGCGTGAGGAGCGCGCCCCACGCGAAGAACGTGCACCGCGTGAAGAACGTGCTCCACGCCAGCCACGCGAAGACCGCCGTAGCAACCGCGGCGAAGAGCGCGTTCGCGAACTGCGCGAGCCGCTGGACGCTACCCCGCCAGCCGAACGTGAAGAGCGCCAGCCGCGTGAAGAGCGTGCTCCACGCGAAGAGCGCGCACCTCGTGAAGAGCGTGCCCCTCGCGAAGAACGTGCTCCACGCGAAGAGCGCGCCCCTCGTGAAGAACGTGCTCCACGCGAAGAGCGCGCCCCTCGTGAAGAACGTGCTCCACGCGAAGAGCGCGCACCTCGTGAAGAACGTGCTCCACGTGAAGAACGCGCACCTCGTGAAGAACGTGCTCCACGTGAAGAGCGCGCCCCTCGCGAAGAACGTGCCCCGCGCCCACCACGCGAAGAGCGCCAACCACGCGCTGCCGAAGAAGCAACCGAACAGGCTGCCGAACTGGCCGAAGAGCAACTGCCAAGCGAAGAGCTGCTGCAAGACGAGCAGGAAGGCACCGATGGCGAGCGCCCGCGCCGCCGCTCCCGTGGCCAGCGTCGTCGCAGCAACCGTCGTGAGCGTCAGCGCAACGCCAATGGCGAGCTGATCGACGGCAGTGAAGAAGAAGGCAGCGAAGAGCAGCCACAACAGCACCAGGCCACCGAGCTGAGTGCCGAACTGGCCGCCGGCCTTGCCGTGACTGCCGCTGTTGCCAGCAGCAACATCAGCTCCGACGCAGAAGCCCAGGCCAACCAGCAGGCCGAACGTGCCACCGCCGAAGTCGCTGCTGTTGCAGAAACCGAAAGCAGCGAAGCCGCCCAGCCGGCTGAGCCCGTCGAAGCAGTCGCCAAAGCTGAAGAAGCAGCCGTGGCCCCAGCGGTAGAGCAGCCGGTCACCGAGCCAGTGACCGTAGCCGAGGCAACTGCCGAGCCTGTGGTCGAAACTGCCCCGCAGCCTGTTGCTGAAAATACTCCTGCTGTTGAGCCGGCCGTGGTTGCAGAACCCGTGGCCACTCAAACCCCAGTAGAAGCCCCTGCGGTGGAAGGCGGCGAGAGCGAACAGGCCCCGGCCATGGTCGAAGTCACCCCGGTTGCCGTGCAGCCTGCCCCGGTTGTCGAAGCCCAGCCAGAAGTGGCGGCCGAACCTGCACCTGCAGCGGCCGAACCTGCCACTGTCATGCTGGCCAACGGCCGCGCACCGAACGACCCACGTGAAGTGCGTCGCCGCAAGCGTGAGGCCGAGGCTGCTGCCAAAGCCGCACAGGAAGCTGCTGCAGCCTCCCAGGAGCCAGCCTTGGAATCCGCCGATGAGCACAAACCTCATCACGGCTGA
- the murB gene encoding UDP-N-acetylmuramate dehydrogenase translates to MTVQWQEQVSLKPYNTFGIDVKARYFSQVQDDQQVRQALSQAHQKGLPVFVIGGGSNLLLTRDIDALVLHMASRGRRVLSDDGERIVVEAEAGEPWHAFVQWTLAQGYCGLENLSLIPGTVGAAPMQNVGAYGVEIKDVFNGLTALDRETGELHDFSLAECAFGYRDSLFKRNPGRWLILRVRFALTRTLHAQLDYGPVRQRLSEQGESELTAQAISDAICSIRREKLPDPAELGNAGSFFKNPVVTADLVERIRAQYPGVVAYPQADGQVKLAAGWLIEQAGWKGHREGDAGVHRLQSLVLVNYGQASGAQMHALARQIQADILERFGVELEMEPNLY, encoded by the coding sequence ATGACAGTGCAGTGGCAGGAGCAGGTATCGCTCAAGCCTTACAATACCTTCGGCATTGACGTGAAGGCGCGCTATTTCAGCCAGGTGCAGGACGACCAGCAGGTGCGTCAGGCACTGAGCCAGGCACACCAGAAGGGCCTGCCGGTATTTGTGATCGGTGGTGGCAGCAACCTGCTGCTGACCCGCGATATCGATGCTCTGGTGCTGCACATGGCCAGCCGCGGTCGGCGTGTGCTCAGTGACGATGGCGAGCGTATCGTGGTCGAGGCCGAGGCCGGTGAGCCATGGCACGCGTTTGTGCAGTGGACGCTGGCGCAGGGCTATTGCGGGCTGGAGAACCTCAGCCTGATCCCTGGCACCGTGGGTGCCGCGCCGATGCAGAACGTGGGCGCTTACGGGGTGGAAATCAAGGACGTATTCAACGGGCTGACAGCCCTGGATCGTGAGACTGGCGAGCTGCATGACTTCAGTTTGGCGGAATGTGCTTTCGGCTATCGCGACAGCCTTTTCAAGCGCAACCCCGGCCGCTGGTTGATCTTGCGTGTGCGCTTTGCCTTGACCCGCACCCTGCACGCTCAACTGGACTACGGTCCGGTGCGCCAACGCCTGTCTGAGCAGGGTGAGAGCGAGCTGACCGCGCAAGCGATCAGTGATGCAATCTGCAGCATTCGCCGCGAGAAGCTGCCAGACCCGGCAGAGCTTGGCAATGCCGGGAGCTTCTTCAAGAACCCGGTGGTGACGGCTGATCTGGTCGAGCGTATTCGTGCGCAGTATCCGGGGGTTGTGGCATATCCCCAGGCTGATGGTCAGGTGAAGCTGGCGGCGGGCTGGTTGATCGAGCAGGCGGGCTGGAAGGGCCATCGTGAGGGTGATGCTGGCGTGCATCGCTTGCAGTCGCTGGTGCTGGTCAACTATGGGCAGGCGAGCGGGGCGCAGATGCATGCGCTGGCGCGGCAGATCCAGGCGGATATCCTCGAGCGGTTTGGGGTTGAGCTGGAGATGGAGCCTAATCTTTACTGA
- a CDS encoding low molecular weight phosphotyrosine protein phosphatase, with protein sequence MRVLFVCLGNICRSPTAEGVLRHQLHAAGLADKVQVASAGTGDWHVGKAPDSRTCKAALARGYDLSQQRAQQVKASHFAEYDLVLAMDEHNLRDLRALRPSTAVGELDLFLRRYGAALDEVPDPYYGGADGFEQVLDLVEAACQSLVLEIKGRL encoded by the coding sequence ATGCGCGTCCTGTTTGTTTGCCTGGGCAACATCTGCCGCTCGCCCACTGCCGAAGGCGTGCTTCGCCATCAGTTGCACGCCGCGGGGCTCGCCGACAAGGTGCAGGTAGCTTCTGCGGGTACCGGTGACTGGCATGTCGGCAAAGCGCCAGACAGCCGCACCTGCAAGGCGGCTCTGGCACGCGGTTACGATTTGTCTCAACAACGCGCCCAGCAGGTCAAGGCATCGCACTTCGCCGAGTACGACCTGGTGTTGGCCATGGATGAGCACAACCTGCGCGATCTGCGCGCCCTGCGTCCGTCCACGGCGGTGGGCGAACTCGACCTGTTCTTGCGCCGTTACGGAGCAGCACTGGATGAGGTGCCAGACCCGTACTACGGTGGCGCCGACGGCTTCGAGCAGGTGCTGGATCTGGTGGAAGCGGCTTGCCAGTCGCTGGTGCTGGAAATCAAGGGGCGTCTATGA